In Tripterygium wilfordii isolate XIE 37 chromosome 17, ASM1340144v1, whole genome shotgun sequence, the genomic window aatttttttatgtttggactcagatttcggacatataatttatgtcagaATTTGGTTTAATCTAGGTCAAACAAATTCGGTCATTCAGACTAGACaaagttttgtcacccctaattttttcattttcttttctattaGAATGCCTTGATTTTAATTTGTTCCAATTTATATTAtaacaatattttaaaaattctaATACTACGTCGCGTCACGGGGCggtattcattaaaaaaatttaaccagaaaataataaataaaaatctacaTGACATATATGTTACTTTTATTTGCtctacaaaaaataataaaactataTTGATTATAAACTAACTtgattattaaaaaagaaaagttagTGATGTCCCAAATTAAaggtcatgactcatgagtaATTGAGTAGAAATAAATTAAGGGCATAAACGTTTTTCAAGTGGGGCTGCTGTGTTTAATTACATTATCATTAACAACTCGACAAACATGCCCTTTAGACAGCTCACTAAGATCAAATTCGGGTTGAGCTGGGTTAGACACGCACAAACCTGCCTGACATGGTAGTTGAACCAATGCTCAACGCAAATTATTCGAAATAGCAAGACTAGCTTAGAATCGAACACCGAACCTCTAACGAGATTCCTTACGCACCAAATCCAAAAAGATAACCCGCTACGTTATGGTTGAGTGATTTCATAAAAACAAAACCCCTCAATAATAAGAAATCTAGCCTCATGTGATGTCATATGGTTTGCGTCACAACTCTTATCTAAGAACAGTGTGATCCGTGTGATTAGCGGAATTTACCTAGATACCCTTTATTCAAAGAGTCGTAAGTTGCCGTGCTACCATAAGCAAGAAGggcatttgtggtaatggaccTCGCAAGAAGCTAGAAAGTAGAAAGAGTGGCTTGACTCGTAGTAgctgaaaacaaaataaagagatCAGAAGCAGCGACGAAACAACGAAGAACGTGCCAGCCACTGTCTTCTTCCTCCCACGTCACAGACATGGAAGGAGAGAGCTCAAGCAGCAGCAAGAAGAGGAAGATAATCCACCAAGATCATGATGATAATAGTAATATTGATGATGAAGAGAAGATGGAGAAGTTCTTCGCTCTCATCAAAAGCATTCGCGACGCCCGCCATTGTTTAACGAACAGTTCTGATGACGCTGCGGACGGCGGTGATGatggaaagaagagagaagccGTTTGGAAGCCTTCGTTTCAACGTGAAGATTTTATGGACGAGGCAGCCCGAGAGTTCAAAGACGATCCTCCTGTGTCTTTAGCAGCGGCTGAAGGCGTTGTGGACGACGTGGCGCAACAGTTAAAAGACGACCCTCCTGTGACTTTAGCAGCGGGTCATGTAGCAGGAAATATTGATGAGAgacagaaagaagaaactaGCAAGGAAGTCATAGACCTGAGCCTCTCACTTTAGTCAAGTCGGTGTTTGTTCTTGTGCTCGATGCATGCTTTCATGTAATTAATCACTAATAATTTACTTTCCattttacccttttttattattattaatttttcatatatacacacacacatataaaaggGTATAAAACAAACAATTCAATCCATGGTGATTGAATCTAGGTTATTGATTTATTCTTCATTAAAAAGATCCATCTCCACTAGATCTAGTAACCCCGTCATTGTACATCAAATATGTGTTGTCGAAATACACCAAAAAAATCGGTGTGGTGAAGAATCCACGACATATAGATAAGAAGATCTAGATCTCACCGCCATGAGAGACGATGTGGTGAAAAAACTCTGAAACATTCTTTATtcagcacaaaaacataaagaaaacaataaatccATACAAGGGAATGATAGATCTATGCAAGGGGAGGAGGAAAGGCAGGAGGCTTGTCGCCGTCCTCCTCCCcccactttaaaaaaaaactctcaaacATTCTTTAttatcttttctcttcttttctcttccatttttatcatatttttatccattaaagtgtgtttggattgagggatttggaggaagGAAAGATAAGAGAGTGATGAATATTTTtatctctcatgtttggataaataaaaaaacgaaaggaaagaaaattgatttaatttattaatttatccttatttttatgttaaagtattatgtataaggtaaaataagtttttaatttataaataacttaattagtcatctcttccctccaaatgactctattATGAGTAgtaagaattttgacaaaaatttaatgaaatcttcccttcATTCCCTCCCcataattttttctaaactatccaaacaaatgaattgaaaagaaactacatttctcttctcttcctttctcccaaatttctcaatccaaacacactctaatctataataaaaaaaagaaagaaagaggagacacaaacaagagagaaaaaccAGAGAAACACTAACAAAGCTTGTTCATTGTTGTCAAACATGGGTACACcgaatgaaaaagagaaaaaagatggTTCTAGTCTTCTAGATGTGGTGTGGAAATGTGTATCTTGTCCGTTATCTTCAACCATGTAAGAACTATGTTCTAGGTCTGGGTTGAGAGAGATGAGGCTCGAGGCTCTCGTTTGAGAGAGGAGGAGATTTGTGCACCAAGTTAATCTGAGCACCAAACACAAGGAACTACGGTTGAGAGATGAGAGTTGAAGTGAATTAAGTGGGACCTATATTTTTTCCATGTCAAAAGGAGGGTCAGAGACTTTTGTATTAGAGGACCAATACAGAGCCACTCAAGGTGGACAATTTGCCTACCCGAAGGTAGGCGAAACACAaacaaaactaaaaagaaatacaaaaacTAAAACGAATATCGTCAGACATTATGGACGACACCGTATTATAATTTACAACGTTAACAGACACCGCCGAACAACTACAACATCTCTCTCAACCTATCACATAAACACTGGGATGACTGGAACGTTTATAATTGGGATATAACATTAGTCCTAACAAAATGCATGCGACATACTTTGATGTTTGGGCAAGGGACTTTCATTTGCCACGTGTATCATGTCATCATGACGTGGAGCTATGACGCCATATATCACCCCACACCTTCTGAGTTGATGTTTTAGGTGGCCCATCAGAGTAAAgtgttttttaaattaaaaaaaatgaggagattaattaaataatatatgagTTGAGGTAGTTAATTACCAGTAATTTTGTTGATAAAGTTATATTAATTTGTAGTAATATAAATTTCCCTTCATGATGTTGTTATCAAGGTTGTAAAAACTGGATTGGTAATCGAATTGGAAAATATATTTGTTCAGATTTAATGGTTCAACATAATGAgttattaaatataaataaaaaaattatcatattttataatactcacaataatataaaaatacgTTTATAACATGCCTCCATCGAAAATTTACCTTAATTCATAGGCTCTTAACATAAGGAAAAAGGTATTAAGGTCTTAAGTAATCCAAAAGTAATGCAACAAGCATACAAAAGTGACCAACAACATCTCTAAATCCACTTCAAAACCTACCAAATATTTCTCAATTCTCATCAGAGCACGCTCAAGAAGAAATCCAGCTAGTTTTTATATATTGTTTAACAATGTCctaaattatgaattaaaaagCAATTATTCATGATTTGTGATTGGATCATAGCACGACCATTTGTGACTCTCTCTTTTGGCATTCCATACCAAACCTTTTTGACCTTGTAAAAAGCAGAAAAGAAGGCATTATCCTTGTTTCGTTGcatagaagaaaaacaataatgCTTGACCATAGCAAAGTTAAAATGATGTGGATAAGAAAGTATCGATCGATTGATTAGTTCACGATTAAATCAATATAACTTAGAATCTaccaaaaaaattgagaaaaatctCAAAATAACATACAtagacttattttatttcaaatatacAAAGATTTAAAGATTACTTAGTCTGACGACTTAtaaccctataaatactaaaattatAAAACCCTAATAGatataaaattatcaaaaaatactaataataaaattaaaaatggaCTTCTAACAAgacaataattaaataattaaataattaaactaagacttaattattataaaaactaCTAAATTTGTCCTACATCGTAATTAAAACCTCTATAATCAATATATAAAGACTTAAACGCGTCTCTCTAAAAGTCATTGATCAATACATTTTTGGTCTTTTGTAGACAGAGGAAGAAACTACGGTAGAGTGAGACTTACAATTAAAGTGGGGCCCATGTCCGCATTGGTAGGGTTGGGAAACTTACAATTGGGATCGCTAGCATTATTGGATTTGATGATTTAAAGTCTCTCACTCACCAAGAAGCAGCGACGAAACAACAAAGAAAGTGCCAGGTACTGTCTACTTCCTCTCACATCACAACGTGACAGACATGGAGGGAGAGAGCTCAAGCAGCAGCAAGAAGAGGAAAATAATCCACCAAGATCGTCATGATAGTAATAATATTGACGATGAAGAGAAGATGGAGAAGTTCTTCGCTCTCATCAAAAGCATTCGCGACGCCCGTCATCGTTTAACGAACGGTCCTGATGCATCGGCAGACGACGCCGCTGACGGCGGTGATGATGGGAAGAAGAGAAAAGTCGTTTGGAAGCCTTCGTTTCAACGTGAAGATTTTATGGACGAGGCAGCACGAGAGTTAAAAGACGACCCTCGTCCTACCGTGACTTTAGCAGCGGGTCAAGGTTTTGTGGACGAGGAAAAACAGTTAAAAGAAGACCTTCCCGTGACTTTAGCAGCGGGTCATATAGCAAGAAATATTGATGAGAGACAGGAAGAAGAAAGCTGCAAGGAAGCCATAGACCTGAGACTCTCACTTTAGTCAAATCACTGTTTGTTCTTGTGGCCGATGCTtttcaatgtaattaattacttaACTAATAATTTACTTTTacattttatcctttttttattattaatttttgggATAAGTATTGACATAACTCTTGAATTTTTGCGAATGAATCAAGTTAGCCCCTGAATTTTTAAAACTGTATTCCATTACAATTTTCGACAATTTAACTAATGTGACAGTAAGTTTGAAAGACACATGTCATGTTAGTAACGGAAAATAGGCTTGGGGCTAACGAATTACATTATTAGAAGTTGAGGGGTTAAATTGATCTTAAATGAAGTTCAAGGGTCAAAATGATCATTTCATTAAAGTACAAGGGTCATTTGAGAACTTCTCCCTTAATTTTTCGTATATGTTTGATGAGTAATTCTCTCCTATGGACATAATTTATGGACCTATAATACGGATTTGTTTTCTCCTTTAAAAATATCGCGATTTGCTTCCTCACTCACATCGAAGTCATGACATCGTCTTCACTCAGAGTCACCCGAAATGGTAATCACAATCCATGACAAGTTTAGTAATGGAAGCGGTGTCTTCTCCCAAAGACATTGAAAGTGGTGTCTTCACTCGAATGCGTGGTCTTTATCGAAGTCATTGGGAATAGTCGCCACAGGCAGAACATTATCATTGGGCTTCTCTTTAGggctttgaaataaaaagaaaaagaaaaagaaaaagggattgTTGCAAATTGATGGCCGAAACATATTGGACATTGTTATAATCAACGGTTGAAACAATTCCGTAAATTACGTTCGCAAAAGAGAATTTTCAATATTTGATATATGCTTAgttcatcttctctctttttctcctatacttttatcatatatattttaaaaagacCAAAAAAGTATTGGCTTTTAGAAAGACGCGTTTAAGTCTTTTATAAATTGATCatagtggtttttttttattataacttTTATACTATGATCAAGCGTCATTATTTTCCTTCCAAGTAAAGACACAAGGATGATGTCCTCTAAAATACTTCTTTTTTCACTAGGTCAAAAAAGATTTGGtgtgaaaatgtgaaaagagaACGTCACATAAATGGTCGTGCTATGATCCAATCATAAATCATGAATCATTGCTTTTTAATCGATACTCAGGGACATTGTTAAGCAATATATCAACTACAAGGTTGTAAAAATTAAACCGGATTGGATCGGCTGGTCGATCTAACCATCAACTAAAACTCTATCAGATTCGGTTGATGACATACAAATCGGGGAATGAAAGAACTGAACCTCTTTTGAGAGAATTGGATGATTTCCAGTTGAATCGATCGATTCGTGCATACCGGTTATTTTCTTCTTGAGCTTGTTCTAAATAGTTAAAGTTGGCACTTGAATTCGATTTTGAGATGATTGTTGGTCTCACTTTGTTGTGAGTTTgtttcactattttttttaatgttaagaGCCTCTGAATTATTGGGAAATTTTCAATGAAGACGTGTTATTGACGTAATTATTATGTTCATTTGATTTGTCTCCGATCAAATCCCGATTCAATAAAccatcaaataataaaaatttccGATTCGATGATCGGTTTGGTTTTTACAACCTTCATCTACAACATCATGATACAGAAAAAAGGTGTCTTAGATTACAACAAATCAATATAACTTTATCAACAAATTAATCAACTACATCAATTCATACATTATTTAataatctccccctttttgaatTTAAAAACACTAATGGGCCACCTAAAacataagggcaaatgcaatgggaatgaatttgctgggccaacatttttgttggcccggtcccacctctattacacaaaaagtcaagtcaaacacgtattctaatacagccacatcagcaaaacacaaatttctatacactttttcttcccacacactttctctttccatccaacccaacaacattccattcctccatattatccacaacaaaactacaccaaaacatcaaatatcaatacatccacatcagcaaaacacttatcccaatacagccacataagcaaaacccattttacaatacagccacatcagcaaaagacaacatctttgttgacccaataccacttcaccattgcatttgccctaataaGAAGGTGTAGGTGGTATATGGCGTCATAGCAAAACGTCATGAACACGTGGCAAATGAACTGCAAGTCGCTCTCCCAAACATCAAGAACATGTCGCATGCATGATGCATTATCTTACGACTAAGAAATGTCTATTTTTTGTAGCGTAAAATTACGATCTTACCCACGGCATTTATATAATGGACGATCAAATCCAACAATGACATTAATGACAACAGCATGCAGTCCAATGAGTCAATGACATCATCGAAATGTGGCTTTGTCAAGCATATGACGACACAAGCATGTTAACTTACTAGTGCAGATATTTTTTGCTCTCTGATTTTGACTTATGAGGTATCCCGTCAGATCACGTAAACATAATTCTTTATctaatttaggatttagggaaCAAATATAAAGAACTAGTCAAAAATACGAtctgcatcagattacttaAAGATTCcatattttactattttagagAACATATACATAAGGAACCACTATTCATATCCTTAACCATAAAGCCATAAAGATAATTTAAAGTAGCGTTGATtgaatagagaatctgtaaaatagggaaccgtgacattttatatgtattttagGGAATATATTAAGTGAAATTtgtgtggatgctctaagttataactcttttttttctttgttaacgTTTCACAATTTGTTAACAATAATGATATGAATTTCAGCAGTTGATAATCCAGTTGATATGACTATAAAATCATGGCCCATAAAAGTATCTGGAAATGAATTGGGCCTTGTCCTCTAAATTCTAGGCCTGTATCAATATAGCCTCTAATGCTGGGCTTTCGCATTACTACGGCCCGTCTCACTGAGCTTACTAAGTGTGACCTACTTgtgtgaaaaaaaaagtataaattgaataaatacaaaattacaaagaaacaaagagaATAAAAGCAAAGTTGAAGCAACAACTTTTGCTCCTCTCATCTTAATTACTTTAATCAATGGTACCTAATTATAATATTAAGTTTGCCAACACAAAGCATCATTAGAGGCTTGGTCAATAAAGTTGTgtggaatacaacttttataTGGAGATTTATATCTTAATTTTggacataaatattaaattaagacccacccacccacccaaaataatacatatatttattatatattacaaTAATTTAATCACATAGTGTTAATATGAAGACTAGAGAGTTGAATTTGAATTCTCATTTAAAaggcaaaaagatacttttcgtccctcaattatggggcaagtttcatttttgtccctaagctttttttttctcccatttatgtccctcaactattgaaaagtatcatttttgtCCTTTCAAGTAATATTGAGGTTAgaaaaaacctgatctgacgaacaacatgatgccacgtaggatttttcaatggccggatttattcgagggataaacatggtactttcccatagttgggggacgaaaaagggaagaaaaaaagctaagggacgaaaatgaaacccgaccaataattgagggatgaaaagtactcttttgcccATTTAAAATGATTAATTCCTTTTAGTGTTCCAAGTTTGCCACGTCATTAAGCTGATatggtgccaaaaatggtatcaTTGTGGAGATTGTTGTGCCCATATATCATAGGAGTTtagaaatgaatttttttttaagaagagaaatgaaaatttaatttatataattcaaatttcaaatcattACTGACCATCACAAATTGATACCAACAACCTCTGAGATAACATCATCTTATTGGTCATAATACACCACATCAACGTATGACATGAAATAATCTAGGAGCATTGAATATTTCCTAACTATGCATATCTAATCTAATTGTCAATAATAATATCTCATATCGAATTGATATAATTCAATCGATAGGTATATAAATAAAGGATCTCTCAAACTAGGACACATTTTTGGGTCCTACGAACAAATGTCGATGactaatgaaaaataaatttgtgaagGCCCGAGAACAACAAATTCGTGTGCGTGAGTTCATGATATAAAGCGGATAATATTTTTGAGATGTTTGCGCTCCCACTTCCTACACTAAtgttatatgttatatgttatatgttacTGTGGTTGCTGAGGGTAAGTAAGTCATTtaagatttctttaaatttttaaattttatataccGTACGAAACACGAAATTAgtttatgttatttttcattttttcctctGCTCATCTTCTTGAAATCTGAACACAGCATGTGGAGTGGAGTTTGTATAAAATTCACGAGATGATTTGAAGACAAGGCAACGAAAACTAGTAGTGATGAAGAGGAAGCACAGGGAAGGAGGAGGGAAAAAGGAAGGTTCCGCCATTGATGATcgtgaaaaggaagaagaagaggaggagaagatcAATACTTTCTACAATTTGGTTCGAAATATCCGTGAAGTTCATACCCAGATGC contains:
- the LOC119983152 gene encoding uncharacterized protein LOC119983152; this translates as MEGESSSSSKKRKIIHQDHDDNSNIDDEEKMEKFFALIKSIRDARHCLTNSSDDAADGGDDGKKREAVWKPSFQREDFMDEAAREFKDDPPVSLAAAEGVVDDVAQQLKDDPPVTLAAGHVAGNIDERQKEETSKEVIDLSLSL
- the LOC119982877 gene encoding uncharacterized protein LOC119982877; protein product: MEGESSSSSKKRKIIHQDRHDSNNIDDEEKMEKFFALIKSIRDARHRLTNGPDASADDAADGGDDGKKRKVVWKPSFQREDFMDEAARELKDDPRPTVTLAAGQGFVDEEKQLKEDLPVTLAAGHIARNIDERQEEESCKEAIDLRLSL